Proteins from a genomic interval of Clostridia bacterium:
- a CDS encoding transposase, with amino-acid sequence MENPCFQYFIGLHEFSHEPSFDSSTMCWFRK; translated from the coding sequence ATTGAAAACCCTTGTTTTCAATACTTTATCGGACTTCATGAATTTTCTCATGAACCCTCTTTTGATTCTAGTACTATGTGCTGGTTTAGAAAGTGA